The Synchiropus splendidus isolate RoL2022-P1 chromosome 8, RoL_Sspl_1.0, whole genome shotgun sequence genome has a window encoding:
- the cdca9 gene encoding borealin-2 gives MPARRKKNAASVEKQERLMRQQRLKLLVQQYEAEAQQRVLEVQSRLEDLLASVDRVFEVELMKIPPKLQSSSIMDHMGERETASDVPIALEVELSGLQKSQRTRSRKGWSAAAQKPLSKSTAGAKGGRKAKALSSSISSGNLGCQKKRSYDTVQSKPKLRSTVSTGDLHCSAGGSMAHISVTTALGQTVCISEETKDEIDMELLDDVALFQIQKLAKLMSKLSAKAQR, from the exons ATGCCggcgaggaggaagaagaacgcGGCAAGCGTGGAGAAGCAGGAGCGGCTGATGCGCCAGCAGCGCCTCAAGCTGCTGGTCCAGCAGTATGAGGCGGAAG CCCAGCAGCGGGTCCTGGAGGTGCAGAGCCGGCTGGAGGACCTGCTGGCGAGTGTGGACCGGGTGTTCGAGGTAGAGCTGATGAAGATCCCGCCCAAGCTCCAGAGCAGCTCCATCATGGATCACATGGGGG aGCGGGAAACGGCGAGCGACGTGCCCATCGCCCTGGAG GTGGAGTTGTCGGGTCTGCAGAAATCCCAGAGGACACGCAGCAGGAAAG GTTGGTCTGCGGCGGCACAGAAACCCCTGAGCAAGAGCACGGCG GGAGCCAAGGGGGGCAGGAAGGCCAAAGcattgtccagcagcatcagcagcggGAACCTCGG CTGCCAGAAGAAGAGGAGCTATGACACCGTTCAAAGCAAGCCCAAGCTCAG GTCCACTGTGTCAACGGGAGACCTCCACTGTTCGGCAGGCGGGTCCATGGCTCACATCAGCGTCACCACGGCTCTGGGGCAG ACCGTCTGCATTTCCGAGGAGACCAAAGACGAGATCGACATGGAGCTGCTGGACGACGTTGCGCTGTTTCAGATCCAGAAACTGGCG AAGCTGATGTCCAAACTGTCAGCCAAAGCCCAACGATGA
- the st14a gene encoding ST14 transmembrane serine protease matriptase a, whose protein sequence is MDYMDSGLKYTPKSDKDWDSSVQFLPASDNKKLEKKKGPGKIGAVIGLLIFAAVVALMTGLLVWHFHYRKDVRIKQMYSGSMRITNQGFVEAYEDANSTEFKALAKQVIMQLKVLYSKSPQLAKYYVGSSVQAFSEGSVIAYYLSEFSVPSGQESAVAKAMADIDKLVDKFQRSSFRTGNSLVMEDVTSSAVDERLVSSSFSRFFRYSEHTRINHLGQIQSPGFPNRPYPPNTFIQWQIRADPNSVIKLDFDTMNLEEDCRNDFVKIYDSLVAIERRVVQELCGYYSPSEPLTFLSSGNVMLVTMATNDRLNYPGFRAQISQVPRGSPVLSCGGQLSGDKGTFSSPNFPNYYPPLTRCQWFIKVPAGKAVKVTFKKFLMTEPSEDGSCRKDFVEINGKRICGDKPDRTVTETSGSNSMNVLFVSDASYVDRGFDAEFEAIDSKNPCPQQFQCMNQRCIKADLRCDGWNDCGDMSDELKCKCKSADITCKNGFCKPMFWKCDGVDDCGDGTDEQDCGCKSGQMKCLNDKCVSDKKLCDGRDDCGDGSDELDCGTNRGVSCTDLTYKCNNDQCLSKTNPECDGVVDCEDGSDEQNCDCGRSKFRTSRIVGGQDAEEGEFPWQVSLHVKGYGHVCGATIISPKWLVTAAHCVQDDGKTRFSQPQTWEAHLGLHSQGVAGHSVKRNLKAVISHPNYNDYTFDNDIALMELESPITYSDYIQPICLPAPQHIFPDAHIVWITGWGATREGGFAAKVLQKAQVRIINRSVCNKLMGGQITSRMMCAGVLEGGVDACQGDSGGPLSSPAKNRMFLAGVVSWGDGCARRNKPGIYTVTTKFRGWIKEKTGL, encoded by the exons ATGGACTACATGGACAGCGGGCTGAAATACACACCCAAGTCT GACAAAGACTGGGACTCGTCGGTGCAGTTCCTGCCTGCCTCTGACAACAAGAAGCTTGAGAAGAAGAAGGGTCCGGGGAAGATCGGAGCAGTGATCGGGCTTCTGATCTTCGCTGCTGTCGTGGCACTGATGACCGGACTGCTGGTCTGGCACTTTCACT ATCGCAAAGATGTGCGCATCAAGCAGATGTACAGTGGCTCCATGCGGATCACCAACCAGGGTTTTGTGGAGGCCTACGAGGACGCCAACAGCACGGAGTTCAAGGCGCTGGCCAAGCAGGTGATCATGCAGCTCAAGGTGCTGTACAGCAAGAGCCCGCAGCTCGCCAAGTACTACGTGGGCTCCTCTGTCCAGGCATTCAG TGAAGGCAGCGTCATTGCCTACTACCTGTCGGAGTTCAGCGTGCCGTCCGGCCAGGAGTCTGCCGTGGCCAAAGCCATGGCCGACATCGACAAGCTGGTGGACAAGTTCCAGCGTAGCAGCTTCAGAACGGGAAACTCTCTGGTGATGGAGGACGTCACGTCCTCGG CAGTGGACGAGCGTCTGGTGTCGTCCTCATTCAGCA GGTTCTTCCGGTACTCTGAACacaccagaatcaaccactTGGGTCAGATCCAGTCGCCAGGCTTTCCCAACCGGCCCTATCCACCCAATACCTTCATCCAGTGGCAGATCCGTGCTGACCCAAACTCGGTCATAAAACTAGACTTCGACACCATGAACCTGGAGGAGGACTGCAGGAACGACTTTGTCAAAATCTACGACTCCCTGGTGGCCATTGAGAGACGTGTGGTGCAGGA GCTGTGCGGCTACTACTCCCCCAGTGAACCTTTGACCTTTCTGTCATCTGGCAACGTCATgctggtcaccatggcaaccaacgATAGACTCAACTATCCTGGATTCCGGGCTCAGATCTCACAGGTGCCCAGAGGAAGCCCAG TGTTGTCCTGTGGAGGACAGCTTTCCGGGGACAAGGGAACCTTCTCCTCACCAAACTTCCCCAACTACTATCCTCCACTCACCAGGTGCCAGTGGTTCATCAAG GTTCCTGCTGGAAAGGCAGTGAAGGTGACGTTCAAGAAGTTCCTGATGACCGAGCCCAGCGAGGACGGCAGCTGCCGCAAAGACTTCGTGGAGATCAATGGCAAAAG GATCTGTGGGGATAAACCGGACCGGACCGTGACTGAGACCAGCGGCTCCAACTCCATGAACGTGTTATTCGTGTCCGACGCCTCTTATGTGGATCGTGGGTTTGACGCTGAGTTTGAAGCCATCGACAGCAAGAACC CGTGTCCGCAGCAGTTCCAGTGCATGAACCAGCGCTGCATCAAAGCCGACCTCCGATGCGACGGCTGGAACGATTGTGGCGACATGTCCGACGAGCTCAAGTGCA AGTGCAAGAGTGCCGACATTACCTGCAAGAACGGATTCTGCAAACCCATGTTCTGGAAATGTGACGGCGTGGACGATTGCGGCGACGGCACAGATGAGCAGGACTGCG GTTGCAAGTCTGGGCAGATGAAGTGCCTGAACGACAAGTGCGTCTCTGACAAGAAGCTCTGCGATGGGCGCGACGACTGTGGCGATGGATCTGACGAGCTGGACTGTGGAACAA ACAGGGGCGTGTCCTGCACAGATCTGACCTACAAGTGTAACAATGACCAGTGCCTCAGTAAAACAAACCCGGAGTGCGATGGGGTGGTGGACTGTGAGGACGGTTCGGACGAGCAAAACTGCG ACTGCGGACGCAGCAAATTCAGGACGTCACGAATCGTTGGCGGGCAGGACGCGGAAGAGGGGGAGTTTCCGTGGCAGGTCAGCCTCCACGTCAAGGGCTATGGTCACGTGTGCGGCGCCACCATCATCAGTCCAAAATGGCTGGTCACTGCAGCCCACTGTGTGCAGGACGACGGCAAAACCAG GTTCTCTCAGCCGCAGACGTGGGAGGCTCATCTGGGCCTCCACTCTCAGGGAGTCGCAGGCCACTCTGTGAAGAGGAACCTCAAGGCCGTCATCTCTCACCCCAACTACAACGACTACACCTTTGACAATGACATCGCCCTGATGGAGCTAGAGAGTCCTATCACCTACAGCGACTACATCCAGCCCATCTGCCTGCCGGCGCCGCAGCACATCTTTCCGGACGCCCACATAGTGTGGATCACCGGCTGGGGGGCCACCAGGGAAGGAG GATTCGCTGCCAAGGTTCTCCAGAAGGCTCAGGTCCGAATCATCAACCGCTCGGTGTGCAACAAACTGATGGGTGGTCAGATCACATCCAGGATGATGTGTGCCGGCGTGCTGGAAGGAGGAGTCGACGCCTGTCAG GGAGACTCCGGTGGCCCTCTGTCCAGTCCGGCCAAGAACCGCATGTTCCTGGCTGGAGTGGTGAGCTGGGGCGATGGCTGCGCCCGCCGGAACAAGCCAGGCATCTACACGGTCACCACTAAGTTCCGCGGCTGGATCAAGGAGAAGACGGGACTGTAG